The Bacillus sp. SM2101 nucleotide sequence TTTGTATACAATAAATGTACTCGAAATTATAGAAATTGTCAATTATTTTCAAGTCTCATTTAAAAAGATTTATTTATCTGCATCTTTACCATAAAACCAGGATACTTCTGCCTCATCCCAAAATGTTTGTGCAGATATCGGGCCATCCATTTGTTCAAGTGCTATTTGCCTTCTTATTTGGTCCTTCATACTTTCAAAGGTGTAGTTAATTCCGTCTATTTTCTCATGTAAAAGAACGACTGCAAAACCACCTTCTACTTTTATCGGCTGACTCCATTCATGTTGTTTTAATTGTTCAGCAGTTTCAAAATACTCTTTAGGTACTAATTTACTATTAGATGAAAGGACACCTAGTTCCCCTCCAGAATTAGCGGTAAATGTATCAACAGATTTCTCCATGGCTAGCACATCAAAGCTCGACCCCTCTGTTAATTCATTATTGACTTGTTCTGCCTCTGCCCTTGTTTTTACAACGATATGTGATAGATGATACTTTGGTTCAATATGATATAATTCTTTGTTTTTTTCATAAAGGTCTCTTATTTCGTCTTCTTGAACGTTTGCATCTTTTGTTAGTAGTTGTTCGAGCAACATGCTGAAACGGATTTGTTCTCTCCATTTCTCGTCATCCCAATCATCATTAGCAAGTGAGGAATATTTTTTTATCATCTTTAACTCTCTCTCAACGGACTCCTCATCTGTTTGTATATTATATTTTTCAGCTAATAGTTCAATTACTTTTCTATCGATCATATTTTGTAAAGTTGCTTTTCCATATTCAGCTTCTAACTCATTAAGCCACTGTTGTCTATAGATATCTTCATTTCCTACAGATGCGATAACTTCTTCTGATCCTGTTTGTATAATCTTTTCATTGAAATTAACAGGCTTTGTAACATCAACTACATCTTGCTTGTCACCAATCAAAATGAAGATTGTAAAACAGTTTACAATTACAAGGCCAAAAACAAGTATCCATAACGCTTTTTTACTCAATGTTAACCCACTCCATTTTGCTAAAGGTTATTTTCGTATTCATTATGGTTTTTTTACAACAAGACAAGACATCCGTATAGCTAACTTTCGAGACATCTACCTTTTGTTTATCGTTCACGTATACAACAAATATTCTTAACATCTTATCATCTGTAAATGATGTTAGTCCCACAATAAAATATTTTACTATGCTATAACAAAGTTACCGTGAAGCTATTATTAAAAAGAATACGACAATTGTTTAAGCAGCTTTTGCAATGATTGTTGTTATTCATACTAATAAACACGGATTCATACAAGTCTTCATTGTACTGTCTTGATTCGTATTATTAACAACAACATTTCACGAAAAGAGCCATATTTAAAACCTACCAACCTTTATTTAGAAAGAGTCTTACTCAATTACATCGCTTCTTTTTTAAGAGCCTCAAGTTCTTCTTTTGAAAACAAATACTTTTGATTACAAAAATGGCATTGCGCTTCAGCTTGGCCTTCCTCCACAATGATTTCTTCTATTTCGTTAGGACCTAAACTAATAATTGCATTTGCAAACCTTTCTTTTGTACAGTTACATTTAAAAGTTACTGGTTGTTTGTCTAATATCTTCACATGTTCTTTATCTATTAGTTCATATATAATTTGCTCAGGGGATAACCCTTTTTCAATTAATTTAGATATAGGCTCTATTGTTTTTAACCTTTCTTCTATTGCAGCGATCGTATCCTCATCTGTGCCAGGCATGAGTTGTATAATAAACCCACCTGCAGCAAGAATAGAATTATCAGGGTTAACTAGAACACCTACTCCAACAGATGATGGGGTTTGCTCAGATGTTACAAAATAATATGTAAAGTCTTCACCTAACTCTCCAGAAACAATCGGAACTGAACCAGTAAAATTCTCACGCAACCCTATATCTTTCACCACTGTTAAAAAACCATTTGTCCCTACGGCTCTTGCCACATCTAGCTTGCCATGTTCATTTAGATCGAAGTGTGTTTGTGGATTGGATACATACCCTCTCACTTCTCCATATGCATTGCTATCCACGATAATTGCTCCAATTGGCCCACCAGCATCTACTTTAATGGTAATTTTTTCGTCACCTTTTAACATCGCACTCATCATTACGCCCGCAGTCATTGTTCTTCCTAATGCGGCTGAGGCTGTCGGCCATGTATATTGACGACGTTGGGCTTCTCCGACAGTTTCTGTTGTCTTGACTGAATATATTCTGACTTGCCCATCATAAGCTAAGGCTTTTACTAGATAATCTGACATGGTTGTTAATACCCCTTTCACATGATGCAACTATATAATAATTGATTCATTAAGTATGATAAAACATAATTAGTTTTTATAAGAATCTTGATTCTTTTGATAAATCAGTTGTAAACCTTTTAACGTTAAGAACGGATCGACAATATCTATAACAGTTGACTCATCAGCAATTAATGATGCAAGTCCACCTGTAGCGATAACCGTTGGTAAAACATTTGCTTGAGCTTTTATTTTCTTTACAATTCCTTCTACTTGACCAACATACCCGTACAATATTCCAGATTGCATTGCAGATACCGTGTTCTTCCCAATAACATGATCTGTATGCGCAATTTCTATTCTAGGTAACTTAGCTGCTTTGGAATATAGCGCCTCCGTTGAAATTGCAATTCCAGGAGCTATAGCCCCACCCATATATTGTTTCTGCTCATTAATGTAACAATAAGTTGTTGCAGTACCAAAATCGACAATGATAAGTGGACTACCATATAAATGCATTCCCGCTACTGCATTTACGATTCGATCTGCCCCTACTTCTCTAGGGTTATCTATTTTTATATTTAAACCTGTTTTTATTCCTGGGCCAACGATTAGCGGATTTATATTAAAATACTTGTGACACATTCTTTCCAATGCAAACATAATTGGTGGAACGACAGAAGAAATAATGATGCCGTCAATGTTTGAAAAATCTAAATCTACGTGCTTAAATAACGCTTTGATAATCATGCCATATTCATCTTCAGTTTTATTTCTACTCGTTTCAATCCGCCAATGATATTTAAGCTCATTTTGTTCATAAACACCTAAAACGGTATTAGTATTCCCGACATCTAAGACAAAAATCATTTCATCACCACTTTTATCAAAATAACTGTTATTCCAAACTATCACTACATAAAAATAACAACATATTCCTCATCATACCACAAATGGTTACAAAAGCGCATGGTGTCAGCTTATGCTAGTATACGAATCGGATTTGTCCAACAACAGAAGAGCCAAAGCATATTCAAAAAGGCTGTTTTCCAATGATTGTTGCTTTTCATTATAAGATAAAACACGGACACAACAATAGTTTCGTGGCATTTTTCCTTCTATAATATGAAGATGATTATACAAGACTTCTTTTTACTGTCGTAATTTTGTATAAATGCAACAAATTATACGAAAAGAGCCTTCAAAAAAGATGCCTCGAAAAACCGAGACATCTTCTTAACCCTTCATCTTTACTAATTATCGATCAAAAAGCTAAATTAATCTTGTTGATCTTGATCATCAGATGGAGTTTCTTCTTTTTTAGAGCTAATGTTTACTTTCACGTCATCAGAACTGCTCTCTTCAATACGATCAGGTAATCTTCCATTGTCTATTAAATACTTGATTTGTTCAGCATCAAGTGTTTCAACATCAAGTAAGGTTTTTGCTACTAGTTCGAGCTTATCACGGTTTTCTGTCAAAATGTCTTTAGCTTTCTTATAACATTCTTTAATAAACCTTTGTATCTCCATATCAATGTCATGTGCAATGGCATCACTATAGTTTTGCTCGTTATGAAGATCGCGACCTAAGAACACTTGACCTCCTTGAGCCTGACCAAATTGTAATGGTCCAAGCTTATCACTCATACCATATTCTGTTACCATTTTTCTTGCAATACCAGTTGCTCGTTGGAAGTCGTTATGAGCACCCGTACTCACTTCACCGAAAATAATTTCCTCAGCAACACGTCCACCCAATAAGCCAGTAATTTTATCTAGCAACTCAGGCTTAGTCATAAAGTAGCGATCTTCTTTTGGTAGCATTACTGCATAACCACCGGCTTGACCTCTAGGAACAATCGTCACTTTATGTACGACATCTGCTTCATCCAGTACAACACCGATAATTGTATGTCCAGCTTCATGGTAAGCAACAATTTTCCGTTCCTTTTCAGAGATGACACGGCTCTTTTTAGCCGGTCCAGCAATTACACGGTCTGTAGCCTCATCCATATCGAGCATATCAATTTTCTTTTTATCGCGTCTTGCCGCTACTAAAGCAGCTTCATTTAATAAGTTCTCTAAATCAGCACCTGAAAAACCAGGAGTACGCATAGCGATTGCTTTTAAATCAATAGAATCTGCTAGCGGTTTATTGCGTGCGTGTACTTTTAACACTGCTTCTCTTCCATTAACATCTGGTCGATCGACAGTAATCTGACGGTCAAAGCGACCAGGGCGAAGTAATGCAGGATCCAAAATATCTGGGCGGTTTGTTGCTGCTATAATAATAATTCCTTCATTCGCACCAAAGCCATCCATCTCAACTAGCAATTGGTTTAATGTTTGTTCACGCTCGTCATGACCTCCACCAAGGCCTGCACCACGTTGACGTCCTACGGCATCGATCTCATCAATGAAAATGATACACGGAGCATTTTTCTTCGCATTTTCAAATAAGTCACGAACACGAGATGCACCGACACCAACAAACATTTCCACGAAATCTGAACCACTTATGGAGAAGAAAGGTACGCCAGCTTCTCCGGCAACAGCCCTAGCCAATAATGTTTTACCTGTACCTGGAGGGCCGACTAGTAAAACACCTTTTGGGATGCGAGCGCCTAGTTCTGCAAATTTTCTAGGGTCCTTCAAAAACTCAACAACTTCAACTAACTCTTGTTTCTCTTCATCAGCACCAGCCACATCTTTGAATTTTGCTTTTTTCTTTTCTTCATTATAAAGTTTAGCTTTACTTTTACCAAAGTTCATCACACGGCTTCCACCGCCTTGAGCTTGGTTCAGCAAGAAGAAAAATAAAATAATGATGATCACAAATGGAATGATTGAAGTGAAAAACGTAACCCATCCACTTGTTTCTTTTGCTGGAACAAAATCGACTACACTATTTTCTGCTGCAATTGTATCAATTCGTTGTAACATTGCCTCTGAAAAAGGTGTTGGTGTGTATGTAATAAAATACTGCTCTTCACTCTCATAAGATCTTAATTGACCTTTAATCTCATATACCCCTCGTGCAGGTTGTATTGCAAGAGATTTAACATTATTGTCCTCTAAATTAGCTATGAATACATCATATGACATTTCCTCAGTTGTTTGATTAGTATTATTGAAAACACCAACTATACCAATAACAACAAGAAAAATTAATAAATAAAATATAGTATTACGAAAAATCCGATTCATTCCTTACCTCCTCCCACGGTAAAAAAACTATACTCAATAGTATCATAGAAAAACATACCAATACAATTAATTTACTGTTATTATTTTGCTTTTTAAAAATATTATTTATGATTCCGTGTATACTTCAGGTTTAAGGACCCCTATGTATGGCAAATTTCGATATTTCTCAAGGTAATCTAAGCCATAACCTACAACAAATTCATCAGGTACAATAAAGCCTACATAATCTGCTTCTACATCAGACTTGCGTCCAGAAGGTTTATCTAATAGCGTAACAATTTTAATTGATTTTGCCTTGCGATAACGAAATAATTCCACTAGATAGCTTAAAGTTAAGCCACTATCGATAATGTCTTCGATAATTAAGATATCTCGTCCTTCTACAGATGTGTCTAAATCCTTTAATATTTTTACCTCTCCAGATGATACTCTTGATGTACCATAGCTAGAAACATCCATAAAGTCCATTTCAAGGTATGTGTCAACTCTTTTTAATAAGTCAGCCATAAAAGGCATTGCACCTTTTAACACGCCGATAGCTAGTGGGAATTTCTCTTGATAATCTTTTGTTAGAACTTCACCTAATTCATTTACTTTTTCTTGAATTTCTTTTTCTGTAACTAATACTTTTTGAATATCATGATTCATGACTACTTTCCTCCTAGAAGATCAGTGCTTCTTAAACTGTAATAAAATATATTGTTTATTTCCATTAAATTCAGTCTCAAAAGAAGACTTTTTTAAGCCGGGTAACCAAATGATTCTTCCATATCTGTCCTCAACAACAGGCCACTCATCCCTTTCATATAAAGGAATTTTTTGATCAATAAAAATATCTTTAATCTTTTTTGTCCCGTCAGTTCCTTTTAATGTCATCTTATCGCCAGGTTTCCTCGTACGAATAACTAGCGGTAACTCGACACTGTTTATGTCAATGACAATTGAATGGTTCCCATTTAATCCATTCGGTAATTGCTCAATGATTTCACTAAGTATTAGGTCACCATTAGGCAATTCAATTTGACTAGGAACCTCATGAACGTAATTATATGCTTTTATTGCTCTTTCATCATATGTAAAGATAAAATCATCATAGGATTTAACAACTTTTAAACCCATTGGATAATGTAATGTTCCTGATGGATGATCATTATTCAGGGCTGTTAGAAAGTCGTTAATATGTATTGAGGAAAGAGAAGGTGGAACCTCCTGATAAAGATATTTTAATATTAGTTGAATCCCTCTCCTTTGTAAAGGAATAGGTAACTTAAGATAAGACTCTCTACTAATAATAATAGTATTGTCTTTCTTCTTCACTACTTTATTCAATTCATTTTCTGTTAATTCCTTTAAATAATTTTGATCCTCTATCACCATCTCACTAAATTGTTGAACTCTTTCATGTACTCGTTCATTTTCTCGTTTTAAATAAGGTAGTACATGATGTCGAATCCGATTACGGGTGTAATCATCCTTATCGTTACTTGGATCTCGACGGGGCTCTAACCCAATGCTTTGACAATAATGCTCAATTTCTTCCCTACTTAAGCTTAATAGGGGGCGTATAATATGACCAATACTAAACGGCCTCTTTACTGGAATACCTGCATAGCCTATCCCTGTACTTCCTCTTACTAGCTTCATTAAAACTGTCTCAACTTGATCATCTCCATGATGACCAAGAGCTAAATATTGAGCTTCATATTTTTTCATCATTGATGAAAAAAAACGATACCTGCATTCTCTCGCAGCTACTTGGGTACTTATTTTCTTTTTTTGTTTATAATCACTCACATTTATTTGTTTTGCTTCACAAATAATTCCTAGTGAGCTACAATGTTGTTCAACAAAACGCATCTCATTCTCGGACTGATTACCACGAAACATATGATCAACATGAGCTACAACTAACCTTAAACCGAGGTTCCTTTTCATTCCAATAAGCAAGTGAAGAAGCGCCAAGGAATCAGGTCCTCCTGATACACCTACAATGATCGTTGAATTTTGTGTAATTAACTCATGACGTTTAATAAAATCATTTAGCTTATTTATCATCCTCAATTCAACCCTCTACTACTCTTCGTTCTACAGAATCTTGTCCCCTTATCGTACATGATTATATAAGTTTCTGCAAAAAAGATGTCTAGCAACTCATATTCATAATAACTGACTATATATGTATAGCCAATAGACAACAATTATTACTAGAAATAATAATGTAAATTCTAAAAAGCTCTTTTTCTTACTCCTTTTTCCGCCTTTCCTTCTATTACTTATAGAGCTACTCTTAGTTGATTGATTGGTCGTGGTTTGCTTATTGGAAACATATTGCTGATTCATTACAAGTAATAGGTCCTTCCTCATATTAGACGCACTACTATATTTCCCTTCTATTGCATTTTCTAAAACAGTTGAATACTTCCTTAATAATACATTTGATGTTATAGCATTCTTAAGTTGATCCCCTCCATTCCTACTTCTAGAAAATCTATTTGGATAGGCTATATTTATGATGATCATCGCTACTGCAAACAAATCATACGATGGTTCAGCTTTTCTAGAACCCTTTCCCCAATAACCACGGTCAAAAAACTCAGTAAATTCTTTTATGGATCTCCCTATTAGTGTCGTCCCCCCCACATCTAGTAACCTTATTTTCGGAGGAGGAGCTGTCACTAACAGGTTATCTGGCTTTAGATCGCCAAAGACCCATCCTTCACGATGAAGTATGTCAAGTTCAGCTAACAATTGTAAACATAATATGCCAATCCATTCATTACCACGCCTCTTAATAAATTGTAATAATGCCTCTCCTTTTATATATTCCATTACATAAAAAGCTGTAGGAGAGTCAAAGCCACGACGCTCCCAATCGTCAACATCTAGCAAAGAAGGTCCCAAGTATGACCTCTGGACCTTCAAAAAATGTTTAAGCACATTAACTTCTGATGATATTGACATGCTACTATCACTAATCTTAACTGCGACTAAACCGGTAGGACTTTCTGATAAATAAACTGATCCCATAGCACCTTTACCAAGTAAACTTTTAATCTTATATTTATTTTTATGCCACTTACCGACAATGACCGTTCCAACTGGTACACTACATGCCTGTTTCTTCGAAAGGTTGTTCATCTCGAGAAATCAAGCTCCTTAACGATCGTTTCTTTTTAAAATAAGTCAATGCCTCTCTAATGGCAGGCCCTGTAGGTGTCATTCCTCCTGATGTTAACTTAGGAAATATTTTAGTTAATGAATCTAAATGTGGATTCCAATCCAGGACTTTCTCGACATCTTTCTTTTTGCCTGGAAATGATAACACTGAAAAGCGATTCGAGCCAATACGTGCATTTAAACTAATCGATAAATCCAACAATGCTTCTTTCACGGTTGGTAATTTATGCTTCATACTAGCGCTCGTATCTACAAGAATAAGAACTTCTAACTCAGCAGTTTCTCCTAGTTCATCCACCACCTCCATCACTTCTCCACGTTTTTCAGGTGATAAGTCTTCCATTGAAGTTCCGGAACCAAGTATGTGCTGTAATTCTTTGTTTACCACTCCTTGTAATGTTTGTGTCATTGCTTTTCTAGTTACCATTTGTACAGTATGTGACAATTGCCTAGTATAGACGACCTCGCTAACCCCACCTCCTGCCATTGAAATGCCTTCTATCTCCGCAAGTCCACGATTATCTATTTTATCCTCTTCCATTACGCCAATAACGTTAACTGTCACCCCTTGCTCTTTAGCAAGTGTTGCCATAGCCACAGGATCTTCTCCATGATTTGAGCACCCATCAGTAATAAGTAATATTTGTTTTAAAGTACCTTTATCCACCTTTTATTCCCTCCTCAAATGGTTATTACCATCTTCGACTGAATAAAAAGTTTTTATACTTCGTACCTTTACTGCGCTTTCTTTTCATACATATGAGCAGGTATTGCAGCCCATTTAGGAGTGTTATGATCAACCTTTGCTACTACGATCGTCATATCATCGTCAATGTTTCCTGAACGAGTACGGATCACTTCCTCCATAATTAAATCTGCGACATGTTGAGGATCTTTCGTTTGTAAATCTTTTATTTTTCGCTTCATCCAAATATCGTAATTTTCTACATGCTTTGGACCTTCAAAAATCCCGTCACTCATCATAATTAATAAATCTCCTGCTTTCAATTGCTCACTAACAACATCTACCTCAAAGTCTTGAATAATTCCCATAGGTAAGTTACTAGCACAAATACTAATAACTTTCTCTCCTCTTTTAATAAAGCTAGGTGATGACCCGATTTTTAAAAATTTTGCACTCGCATCTTGTAAATCAATCATGGCTAGGTCAAGGGTAGAAAATATCTCATCCGTTGTTCTTAAAGAAAGAACAGAGTTTACAGATTTAATCGCTACTTTTTCTTCTATCCCCGACTTTAGAATTTTTTGTAACAACTCCAGAGTCTCATTACTTTCAGAATGGGCTCTCTGGCCATTTCCCATTCCATCACTAATTGCAATTGCAAATTTCCCTGCTCCTAATTCAATCGTTGAGTAACTATCACCGGATATTAACCCTCCACCTTTCGCTGCATGAGCAACACCTGTATCAACTTTGTATGTCTTTGCTGATCCAAATGTTGCCTGGCAATAGCCATTAGGATAAGCTGCACATTCCTCCTTTGTAACAATGATCGTCTCCTTTAAAATATCAGAAAGCATAGGTGCAATTAACTTTTCGCTCTCCCCTCGCCCATTACAAAATGGAATGCTCATTTCTATGTCGATGTTCCCTTGTTCTAAACAATAAATTTCGACATGACCTATCTCAACCCCGAAACCTTGCACAGCATCTAGTATTTGCTCCTCCTGCACATGATGGTTATCTCTTTCACGTTTAATCTCGTTAGCAAAGTCCCCCATCACTTGGGATACACCTAACAACTGTTCAGCAACCAGCTTCCTACTTTCTCGAATTTGTTCTTTTAACTTCTGATTGGCGTAATATAATGTCAACTCATCCTTAATTACATTTATCACCTTATCTGGTTTTATACAATGCTTATTCCACTCACGTTGTAAATGATAATTCTCTTCCAATGTGGATTGCTCATATTCATGCATAATATTCTTCAAATAATCATATGTTTTATTAAGATTGTTCGTCCAACATTGATCTTTTTTATAGCACAATTGGCATGTCCTCAAAGTGACATTACTTAAAACATAATCAACTTCAACTTCCTCATCCATATGATTAGCTGATTGATTGTAATTTTCGAAACTACTAGATAAAGCTTGAAAAACTGATGAAAATTGGGATACACGACTTGCAGTGACATCTCTTACTTTTTGTAAATACTGTTGTTGCTCAGACATATTTTCGATTGTTCCTGGTATATATTTTGCGATTTGCGAAATGAGTGATTGAGGAGTTAATAGAAATATAAAAATGGCTAATAAAGATTCAATAACACTTATTTGAAGCTGATTAGCATCATTATACATTCCTAATAAAAGAGTACCAATGAGAAGTCCAACTGATACGCCTATTTTCCGGCCATCTTTTAGTAAACCTCCAAGTAATCCAGAAAATGCAAGCAAGCTCATCTGAAATAGACTTCCGATGTTTGCAAGGCTTAATATTAACCCGGTAACCACACCAGCTGTCGTTCCAATCGTGGCACCTGCAGCACATGCAAGTAGAAGAACAAAATACCTTGAAGCAATATATTCAATTGATAAGTCATATATAGACCAACCAATCAAACCTGTCATGATAGAAGCCAATAATATAATTAAGGAAATAATTTCTTCCGTTTTTAAAGTTTGTTTTCGTTTTCGAAAAGCAACTAACGTAACACTTTGTAGAAATATTAACGTTAGTATAAAACCTAGACCTGACTCAACACCAACCAACATCAAATTATACAGATCAATTTCGTTGTTTATAAAATACAAGATTGAGAGCTTGGACATACATAAGGATAAGAACACGAGGAATGGAACTACTTTTAGTGTATCTTTACTAAACCTTCTCGTTATGTTATTTAAAAATAG carries:
- the ftsH gene encoding ATP-dependent zinc metalloprotease FtsH gives rise to the protein MNRIFRNTIFYLLIFLVVIGIVGVFNNTNQTTEEMSYDVFIANLEDNNVKSLAIQPARGVYEIKGQLRSYESEEQYFITYTPTPFSEAMLQRIDTIAAENSVVDFVPAKETSGWVTFFTSIIPFVIIIILFFFLLNQAQGGGSRVMNFGKSKAKLYNEEKKKAKFKDVAGADEEKQELVEVVEFLKDPRKFAELGARIPKGVLLVGPPGTGKTLLARAVAGEAGVPFFSISGSDFVEMFVGVGASRVRDLFENAKKNAPCIIFIDEIDAVGRQRGAGLGGGHDEREQTLNQLLVEMDGFGANEGIIIIAATNRPDILDPALLRPGRFDRQITVDRPDVNGREAVLKVHARNKPLADSIDLKAIAMRTPGFSGADLENLLNEAALVAARRDKKKIDMLDMDEATDRVIAGPAKKSRVISEKERKIVAYHEAGHTIIGVVLDEADVVHKVTIVPRGQAGGYAVMLPKEDRYFMTKPELLDKITGLLGGRVAEEIIFGEVSTGAHNDFQRATGIARKMVTEYGMSDKLGPLQFGQAQGGQVFLGRDLHNEQNYSDAIAHDIDMEIQRFIKECYKKAKDILTENRDKLELVAKTLLDVETLDAEQIKYLIDNGRLPDRIEESSSDDVKVNISSKKEETPSDDQDQQD
- a CDS encoding type III pantothenate kinase; amino-acid sequence: MIFVLDVGNTNTVLGVYEQNELKYHWRIETSRNKTEDEYGMIIKALFKHVDLDFSNIDGIIISSVVPPIMFALERMCHKYFNINPLIVGPGIKTGLNIKIDNPREVGADRIVNAVAGMHLYGSPLIIVDFGTATTYCYINEQKQYMGGAIAPGIAISTEALYSKAAKLPRIEIAHTDHVIGKNTVSAMQSGILYGYVGQVEGIVKKIKAQANVLPTVIATGGLASLIADESTVIDIVDPFLTLKGLQLIYQKNQDSYKN
- a CDS encoding VWA domain-containing protein, translated to MDKGTLKQILLITDGCSNHGEDPVAMATLAKEQGVTVNVIGVMEEDKIDNRGLAEIEGISMAGGGVSEVVYTRQLSHTVQMVTRKAMTQTLQGVVNKELQHILGSGTSMEDLSPEKRGEVMEVVDELGETAELEVLILVDTSASMKHKLPTVKEALLDLSISLNARIGSNRFSVLSFPGKKKDVEKVLDWNPHLDSLTKIFPKLTSGGMTPTGPAIREALTYFKKKRSLRSLISRDEQPFEETGM
- the spoIIE gene encoding stage II sporulation protein E, with protein sequence MEKTERNVIEPITNVNFKSTKLSFDSWIQKNKQKLLKIIINRGVLIVFIGFLLGRALILAEVTPFALPFFAAVYVIQKNRIWLALLALLVGGISLSFQTSIFILSSIVLFLFLNNITRRFSKDTLKVVPFLVFLSLCMSKLSILYFINNEIDLYNLMLVGVESGLGFILTLIFLQSVTLVAFRKRKQTLKTEEIISLIILLASIMTGLIGWSIYDLSIEYIASRYFVLLLACAAGATIGTTAGVVTGLILSLANIGSLFQMSLLAFSGLLGGLLKDGRKIGVSVGLLIGTLLLGMYNDANQLQISVIESLLAIFIFLLTPQSLISQIAKYIPGTIENMSEQQQYLQKVRDVTASRVSQFSSVFQALSSSFENYNQSANHMDEEVEVDYVLSNVTLRTCQLCYKKDQCWTNNLNKTYDYLKNIMHEYEQSTLEENYHLQREWNKHCIKPDKVINVIKDELTLYYANQKLKEQIRESRKLVAEQLLGVSQVMGDFANEIKRERDNHHVQEEQILDAVQGFGVEIGHVEIYCLEQGNIDIEMSIPFCNGRGESEKLIAPMLSDILKETIIVTKEECAAYPNGYCQATFGSAKTYKVDTGVAHAAKGGGLISGDSYSTIELGAGKFAIAISDGMGNGQRAHSESNETLELLQKILKSGIEEKVAIKSVNSVLSLRTTDEIFSTLDLAMIDLQDASAKFLKIGSSPSFIKRGEKVISICASNLPMGIIQDFEVDVVSEQLKAGDLLIMMSDGIFEGPKHVENYDIWMKRKIKDLQTKDPQHVADLIMEEVIRTRSGNIDDDMTIVVAKVDHNTPKWAAIPAHMYEKKAQ
- a CDS encoding peptidyl-prolyl cis-trans isomerase, whose protein sequence is MSKKALWILVFGLVIVNCFTIFILIGDKQDVVDVTKPVNFNEKIIQTGSEEVIASVGNEDIYRQQWLNELEAEYGKATLQNMIDRKVIELLAEKYNIQTDEESVERELKMIKKYSSLANDDWDDEKWREQIRFSMLLEQLLTKDANVQEDEIRDLYEKNKELYHIEPKYHLSHIVVKTRAEAEQVNNELTEGSSFDVLAMEKSVDTFTANSGGELGVLSSNSKLVPKEYFETAEQLKQHEWSQPIKVEGGFAVVLLHEKIDGINYTFESMKDQIRRQIALEQMDGPISAQTFWDEAEVSWFYGKDADK
- a CDS encoding protein kinase family protein; amino-acid sequence: MNNLSKKQACSVPVGTVIVGKWHKNKYKIKSLLGKGAMGSVYLSESPTGLVAVKISDSSMSISSEVNVLKHFLKVQRSYLGPSLLDVDDWERRGFDSPTAFYVMEYIKGEALLQFIKRRGNEWIGILCLQLLAELDILHREGWVFGDLKPDNLLVTAPPPKIRLLDVGGTTLIGRSIKEFTEFFDRGYWGKGSRKAEPSYDLFAVAMIIINIAYPNRFSRSRNGGDQLKNAITSNVLLRKYSTVLENAIEGKYSSASNMRKDLLLVMNQQYVSNKQTTTNQSTKSSSISNRRKGGKRSKKKSFLEFTLLFLVIIVVYWLYIYSQLL
- the hslO gene encoding Hsp33 family molecular chaperone HslO — translated: MSDYLVKALAYDGQVRIYSVKTTETVGEAQRRQYTWPTASAALGRTMTAGVMMSAMLKGDEKITIKVDAGGPIGAIIVDSNAYGEVRGYVSNPQTHFDLNEHGKLDVARAVGTNGFLTVVKDIGLRENFTGSVPIVSGELGEDFTYYFVTSEQTPSSVGVGVLVNPDNSILAAGGFIIQLMPGTDEDTIAAIEERLKTIEPISKLIEKGLSPEQIIYELIDKEHVKILDKQPVTFKCNCTKERFANAIISLGPNEIEEIIVEEGQAEAQCHFCNQKYLFSKEELEALKKEAM
- the tilS gene encoding tRNA lysidine(34) synthetase TilS is translated as MINKLNDFIKRHELITQNSTIIVGVSGGPDSLALLHLLIGMKRNLGLRLVVAHVDHMFRGNQSENEMRFVEQHCSSLGIICEAKQINVSDYKQKKKISTQVAARECRYRFFSSMMKKYEAQYLALGHHGDDQVETVLMKLVRGSTGIGYAGIPVKRPFSIGHIIRPLLSLSREEIEHYCQSIGLEPRRDPSNDKDDYTRNRIRHHVLPYLKRENERVHERVQQFSEMVIEDQNYLKELTENELNKVVKKKDNTIIISRESYLKLPIPLQRRGIQLILKYLYQEVPPSLSSIHINDFLTALNNDHPSGTLHYPMGLKVVKSYDDFIFTYDERAIKAYNYVHEVPSQIELPNGDLILSEIIEQLPNGLNGNHSIVIDINSVELPLVIRTRKPGDKMTLKGTDGTKKIKDIFIDQKIPLYERDEWPVVEDRYGRIIWLPGLKKSSFETEFNGNKQYILLQFKKH
- the hpt gene encoding hypoxanthine phosphoribosyltransferase, yielding MNHDIQKVLVTEKEIQEKVNELGEVLTKDYQEKFPLAIGVLKGAMPFMADLLKRVDTYLEMDFMDVSSYGTSRVSSGEVKILKDLDTSVEGRDILIIEDIIDSGLTLSYLVELFRYRKAKSIKIVTLLDKPSGRKSDVEADYVGFIVPDEFVVGYGLDYLEKYRNLPYIGVLKPEVYTES